The DNA sequence CTTAATGATATCCGGAATACGTTTTACCTTTCTGAAGTTACTGATATGGGTAATGATTCGTTCGTCTTCCTTAGCCATAACATAACGATGACAAGGCGCTTGCGGATCTTTTACCATTTTATCCAACTCAATAAAATTCGGAATCACCTTTATTTTATTCTTGATTTTGAATAATTTTAAGGTATCGTCTTTCAAGCTTTGAGAAACCGAAGTCACATAATCGGATTTATCGATACTAAAAGTCACCGCCGGCTTATAAAACGGATGATTTCCAACTAAGGTAATATCGGTACCGTGAAGTGTCGTAATCATAGGCAAATTAATCCCTTCGTTTTTCAGCATTTGCTTCGCCATATAGCCCGCATAAGCATGTGGGATGGCGTAATGCACGTGCAGCACTTCAATCTTGTATAATTTCACCATATCAACCAATTTGCTTGATAAAGCCAATTCATAAGGCTGATAGTGAAAAAGAGGATACTCCGGAACGTTCACTTCGTGATAATGTACATTTGGGTTCAAAAGTGCCAGTCTAACGGGCTGACTATAAGTGATAAAATGTATTTCGTGTCCGCGTCTGGCTAATTCAAGACCTAACTCAGTGGCTACTACACCACTACCGCCAAAGGTCGGATAACAAACTATAGCTATTTTCATGTATTAAATTTAGTATTACGAAAGTACTCAAAAATAGCCTTTAGTAGAAGTGAAAATTAAGTTAAAAAGCAACTAAACTTAAACTGGCGCACTCACTATGTCTGTAGAAGCTAACTTCCTTTTTTCCCGATAAACATTTGGACTTACAAAGCACTCTTTTTTAAAGGCTACCGAAAACGAAGAAGGAGATCCGTACCCAATTTTATAAGCTATTTCTTTAATAGACAACTTAGTGGTCTTTAATATATTCTGAGCATACTTCATCCTCATTTTAGTACTGTACTCAAAAACGCCCATATTAAAAAGTTCTTTAAATCCCTTTTTAATCTTAAAATCGTTAATTTCAAAAAGAGCTGACAGGTTTTCAATGGTATAAAACTCATGCAGATTTTTATTTATAAAATCCTTGATATCATGTATTTTTTCAATTTCCTGCTCCTTTACTGTATGGTGTTTTTTGTCTCCAATAATGCTTTTTCTGTTTTCTTCTTCCTCAAAAATTAGTTGCAAAAGTGTCATGATACGGCTTTTTACATAATAATCTTTTGCAATACCTTTTTTGGGATATCTTTTTATTTCTGCTAAAGCACTCATCATTTGCGAATTTACCGGAATACCATTTTCAAATAAACTACTGGATTTTTTCTGATTGATTAAAAGAATAAACTTTTTAACAAACTCGTTTGAAGTATTAACGAGGTGATGAAAATAATCTTCGGCTACATAGATATCAAGGTTGCGATATTCTACATCTTTTTTAAAATAAATGTCCACATCTGCATCCTCCTCCGTATAATAGATATAGTTATGATACGGCAAATATTCATTAACCTGATTATTAATCCTGTCTTTCAACACTTTGTCATTGAGAAAAAATGCAATCTGGATAAAATTAGACGCTTCTGTTTTGAATTTTAAATCGTAGTCTCTAAAATAAGTACAGGAATATTCCTTGATAATAAATTCCTTGCTATCATAAATATTATTGATTTTGAAACGCCCCAAAGCATTCTCTAAAAAGTCTTTTTTGGTGACATCAGATTCTTTTTTAAAGAAAGCTACTATTTCTTTTTCTAATACTTCTACTGTTTTATTTACTCCCAAATTCAATAGTTTTTGTGCCAATTGCAAAATTAATTAATGAAGTCAAAGGCTACTTTTGCCGAACAAATTTAATTATACTAATTCTAAATAAGAAAACATGCGTGTTAAAATATTTTTATTTAGCCTAATCATCTTTCCAATGATGACTTGGGCACAAAATTCCGGACAAATAAAAGGTAAAATCACAGATTTTGACGAAAAACCACTAGACGCCTTAAAAGTAATTCTGAATCAGGGCCAACAAACCACATACACTAACCCACAAGGAATCTACATTTTTGACAATTTACCAAAGGGGAAATACGAAATACAAGTAGAAAATCCGGTTTTTGTAAAAACATATACGGTTACTATAGAAACCGACCAACATTTAGTCTATAACCTATCACAGTCCTCCTATTTATATGAATTAGAAACTGTGAATGTGTCGGCAAATCGCAGGACCATTCCATCCTCTACTTTGCGAATCGGTGAAAATTTATTGCTTACACCGCAAAACATTCAGGTAATTGACCGACAAGTTTTAAGCGACCAACAAATTCTAACCACAGCCGACGGTATTAGCCGGAATATTAGTGGTGTAAGAACCATTACACACCAGGAAGAAGGTAGCGTTGGACTTGCTGTTCGCGGATTTGCAGCATCGAATTTAAGAAACGGAATGGACGTAAGCGGAAGCTTCGGACCACTCCGCGAAGACATTTCTTTTGTTGAACGCATCGAGTTTGTAAAAGGCCCTGCGGGATTCATGATGGGAAATACACAACCCGGAGGTTTTTACAATATTGTCACAAAAAAACCAATGGGTACTCAGAAAAAAGTATTCCAAATGACTTTAGGAAGTTACAATTTGTACAGAGCTTCGGCAGATATTGATGAGATACTAAGCAAAGACGGGAAATTAACCGGAAGGCTAAACGTAATGGGAACCAAAAAACAATCTTTTCAACAATATGTTGAGCATGAACAATATGTTTTTAATCCTAGTTTAAAATACGATCTCTCTGAAAACACAAATGTTACTTTAGAGTATATTTTATCACAAAATTCATTTGTTGGTGGGTTTGCTAAATATTCTTACGGAATAGACGGATTTAAAGATGTTCCAAAAGAATTTAACTTTGCTGATCCTATTGTGGATCCTACAAAGTCTGCAGAAACGAATATTTTCGGAACAATCAACCATAACTTCAACGAAGATTGGTTACTTGTTGGACAATTTGGTTATGTAAAATCGGAAATGGAAGGGGAATCTTTGTACGGAATGTACAATAACATTGTTTTGGTGGATGATCTTGCCAACAACAAGAAAAAAGGGGATGTACAAAGAGGAATCAGTATAAACGATGCCTTAAATACTTCAACAGTAGGACAGGTTTTTACCAGAGGTAAATTCACTACCGGAAGTGTCAATCATGCTGTTTTAGGAGGATTGGATATGGGAGAGAAATTCTACGTTGCCGATTGGACTGTTATAAATCAACCCGTTGGTCCGGTATTTAATATTTATAATCCTGTTTATGGCAAACTAAGAAAATCTGACTTGCCTTCTTATGACCGATCAAGATCGTTACGTGAGCGTGGCGCAAACTACCTTACCAATTACAGCTATACGTCACTTCACATTCAGGACGAAGCACGTTTTCTGGATGATAAATTACGAATTGCGGGTGGTTTAAGATACACCAATACGGTCAAAACAAGTGGCGCTGACAATGGTAAACGCGTAAAAAATGATGCGATTACACCTCGTTTCAGTGTAACAGGGGTACTATCTCCGAGCTGGACAGCTTATGCCTTATACGACGAAAGTTTTCAGGAACAAACCGGAATGCTAGTAGGTGGTGGAAGCGCTGATCCTTCTTATGGAAAAAACACTGAAATCGGAACCAAAAAAACATGGTTCAACAGCAAATTAATGACAGGGTTAACATTCTATCATTTAACAAAAACCAATATGTTGACTTCTGCCGGTCCTGAAAATCCGGGAATGTCTGAACAAACAGGTGAGAGTTTATCTAAAGGTATTGAGTTTGATTTGAATGGAACAATCGGAAACAACTGGAACGTGATGTTTAACTATGCTTTTACTGATGCAAAAGTAACTGAAGACAATGATCGTAGTAAAGTAGGAATGATGTTGTACGGTACAGCTAAACACATCAGCAATGCTTGGATTAAATACACGATTACAAAAGGATCGTTAGAAGGTTTAGGTTTTACTTTAGGGTACGAATACCAAGCCAAGAGAGCTGCGTGGCCGGTAACCAAAGAAAAGTACTTACCGGATAATTTGTTTTCACTAGACTCCGGAATATCTTATAAGAGAAGTAAATACCAAATATCTTTATTGGTAAACAACGTGACAAACAGATACAATTATGTTGGTTACTACCCAGGAGCTTGGGGGTACAAACATTATGGATGGAGAGTTGTAAATCCTCAAGGGTTTAGATTGAATCTTGTTTACAATTTATAAGAATTAAATCATTTAAAAAAAATAAACCCGACAGGTTTTAAAAACCTGTCAGGTTTGTTTTTTATTTAAAATTATAAAAAAAGCTTCTCTTCAAAATTTGGAATCTTCTCTGCATTCCCGTTATCCCAACTATGATATACAAAACGCTCTAATTCTTCCAGATCTACTTCATCGATTACAACTTTTGCTTCTTCTAAAAAGGCCAAAATACCTGTATATCCAATAATTGCAGGATTTGTGTCCGTAACAGGTTTTCCATACAATCCGTTTATGGTAATTGTCCAAAAACATGAACTTTTCGAGACAATAAATTCCAAACCATTTCGTAATCCTTTTTTCCAGGTACCCATTCCTTCAGCCCCCACATCTATTCCTTGATTGCTAAAGCCTGTTCCTGAATAATTCTCTACTATTTCGTTTTTAATGCCGTTCTTTTTAATATCCAAATTAACAATAGCAAAATAAGATTTTCCATTCTTATATTTCATCCAACGGAAGCCTTCAAGATCGTTTTTCATTTATAATATCATTTATTTAAAATTAAGAGAAACAAAAAAATCTCACTAACTAATTCTTTTAAAGACCCTGTTTTCACACTGTTTTTTCTTCTTAGTTCCGCTAAATTTTTGTTTCTCCACAACTTCTGAACTTGATCCCTTTAAACTCAAATCTAAGCTAACACTTTTATTTATTACCACAAAAAAAGGCACAAAATATACATTTTATGCCTTTTTATAATTTAAAAATACTTTTTTAGAAAAAACGACTGTGCCAGCTGTCTGCTGCCGGAACCTCCCAGGACTCGTTGTATTCTTCTATATTATTTACAAGATTATTAAACACAATCGTATTCTCTGATACCGATTTATCTTTAACCATCTTCTTAAAATCAATTAATGGTTTGTGCGCAATATGCTCACCCAATTTAAAAGTAACGTTCATTTTATCTAACAAATCAACATTGTACTTTTTTTCTAAACTTTGGATAAACTCAACTGAGCTATCAATAGAACATCCAGTTGCCGCTTGCACGTCCTGATTTACAGCCAAGATTAAAAATCGGTTGTATTTCATCTCATACGAAGCTTCCAAGCTTGTTCCGTGTGCGGCCCAACCTTCAACAAACGTTTTCAGATCAGACTCTATTTCAGAAAATTCCTCATCAGAAAATTTTCTGTTTGATTGATAAATCCAAATTCTGGACTCACCAGGTAAATTTTCAAAAGGGATATACATTTTTATTATTATTTTAGATTTTAGACTGTAGATTTTAGATTGCTGATTTTAGATTGCTGATTTTAGATTTTCTAAAATTTCAACTTTCAATCCCCGTTTCCAAAACCTTTGAACCTCTGTAACTTTAAACCTTTGTTCCTTAAGAAAAAAGGTTCCAAGTTCAAAAAACTTAGCCCCTCAGTACCTCAGAAACTTAGCCTCTTAGTCTACAGATCCTGTGCATTAGCGATTAACTCTGCAATATCCATTACTTTTACAGAAGCTTCTTTTTCCTGATGTTTAATACCGTCAGTCAACATCGTATTACAAAACGGACAACCGGCTGCAATGATATCAGGCTTAACTTCCAAAGCATCTTCTGTTCTTTCTACGTTGATTTCTTTGTCTCCCGGTTCGGCATCTTTAAACATTTGTGCTCCACCTGCTCCACAACATAATCCATTGGCTTTAGAACGTTTCATTTCGACCAATTCAACGTCTAACTTCTGAATTAAGTCTCTTGGCGCTTCGTATACTTTATTGGCTCTTCCTAAATAACAAGGATCGTGAAAAGTAATACGTTTTCCTTTAAATTGCCCTCCTTCAACGGTCAATCTTCCATCGTCAATTAACCCTTTTAAGAATTCCGTATGATGAATTACATCGTATTGACCACCCAATTCAGGATATTCATTTTTCAATGTATTAAAACAATGCGGACAAGCGGTAACTATTTTCTTAGCTTCATAGGCATTTAAAACCTCAATATTCATCATGGCCTGCATCTGAAACAAAAATTCATTACCGGCACGCTTCGCAGGATCTCCGGTACAACTCTCTTCTGTACCCAGTACTGCAAAAGACACATTGGTACGGTTTAAAATACGTACAAATGCTTTTGTTATTTTCTTTGCTCTATCATCAAAACTTCCTGCACAACCTACCCAAAACAACACTTCCGGCTGTTTTCCTTCGGCTAGCATTTCTGCCATTGTTGGCACTACTAAACTTTCTGACATTTCTCTCTCTTTTGTTTAAAGTTTAAAGTTCAAAGTTTCATTTATTACTCTGAAATCTGAATTCTTAATTTATTCCTGAGTCTTTTTAGTTTCCTAAATTAATTCTCATTTTTCCAATTCAATCTGTCTTGTTGGCTGTATTGCCAAGGTGCTCCGTTATTTTCAATATTGGTCATCATCGCGTTTAACGACATTGGAGCAGCACTTTGTTCCATCACCAAATAACGACGCATGTCCATAATAATAGATAACGGACTAATATTTACAGGACATTCTTCTACACAGGCATTACAAGAAGTACAGGCCCATAATTCCTCTGCTGTAATATAATCGTTTAATAATGTTTTATTATCCGGTACAAAAACACCTTTATTCGCATCAATATTGTTTCCTACTTCCTGCAAACGGTCTCTTGTATCCATCATAATTTTACGAGGAGACAATTTTTTACCGGTTTGATTTGCCGGACATGAAGAAGTACAACGACCACATTCTGTACAAGTGTAGGCGTTTAACAATTGTACCCAGTTTAAGTCCTGAACATCACTTGCACCAAACTTAGCCGGAGCAGCATTTTCATCAACAGGAGCAGCAGCAAACGGATCTGCATTAGGATCCATCATTAACTTTACTTCTTTGGTAACCGACTCTAAATTATCAAATTGCCCTTCAGGGTTCAGGTTCGCAAAATACGTATTTGGGAATGCTAAAAGAATGTGTAAGTGTTTTGAGAAATACAAATAGTTCATAAAAATCAAAATCCCTACAATGTGCAACCACCAAAAAGCTTCACACAATAGCATCACCAATTCATTCGACATACCGTTGAAAATCGGCGCGATAAACTGACTTACCGGAAAACTTCCTGCTTTATGAAAGTGCGAAAATCCTCCCGGAACATTTTGCAAATGCAAATCAGTCGCATTCATCAATAAAAATAAGGTCATTAATACCATCTCAAAATACAAGATGTAATTGGCATCACTTTTAGGAAATCCTTTTAAATCCGGATTAATAAAACGTTTCAGTCTTACTATATTTCTTCTGATCCAGAATACAATTACGGCTACTAAAACCAAAAGTGCCAGTATTTCAAAAGAGGCAATCAAAACATCATAAACCACTCCTAAATAAGGAGCAAAAATTCGATGTGTTCCAAATAATCCGTCTATAATGATTTCGAGTAACTCGATATTAATAATTATAAAACCTACATATACAAAAATATGAAGTATTCCGGCAACAGGGCGTCTCACCATTTTTGATTGCCCAAGAGCAATCATAGCCATGTTTTTCCAGCGTGCTTTAGAATTATCTTTTCGATCTACATCTACTCCCAAATTAATATTTCGGATGATCTTTTTTACACTCCTTGCAAAAAAACCGAAACCAACTATAAGAAGTATGGCGAATAAAATATTATCTAAATAACTCATTCTAATTATTTTTTAGTGGTTGAATTAGTCTCCTCTGTAGGCGCTACATAGGGTTTGTTTTTCTTTCCAAAAAGAGAAACATTTACATAACGAGTTGGATAAAGACGTACATCCTGAAGTAATAGTTCTAATTCCTTTGAAGTTTTAGCCAGATTATTGTACAACGCATCGTCATTTAATAATTTACCTGCTGTCCCTTTACCGGAATTCAGATTACTCATTAAACCATCAACTTTAGCTAAAGTCTGGTTCAGATTTTTAACCGTTTTTCCTAAATCTGCTTTATTTAAAGAATCTGATATCTTAACAAAGTTGCTTGACATTTTATTAAAGTTAGTTACAACTCCGTTAATCTGTCCTTTATTAGTATCTAAAATAGAATTCATACTTCCGGCCGCTTTATGAAACTGCTCCATAGTTTGGCTTAATTCTGCCAGCGTTTTCTTGATGTCTTCCTGACCTTTTTTGTCCAATACATTGTTTAGTCCTGAAACTAAAACATCAATATTGACCAACATTTTTTCCAGCTTTTGCTGAATTGGTTCTATTTTACCTCCTAAAGAATCTGTTAATCCTAATTCAACAGATGAAGATAAGGTCTGACCGTCTTCAGCAAGTTCTTTATCAGCAAAATTGGGTACAATTTTAATCTGTTTTC is a window from the Flavobacterium cupriresistens genome containing:
- a CDS encoding ABC transporter ATPase, yielding MYIPFENLPGESRIWIYQSNRKFSDEEFSEIESDLKTFVEGWAAHGTSLEASYEMKYNRFLILAVNQDVQAATGCSIDSSVEFIQSLEKKYNVDLLDKMNVTFKLGEHIAHKPLIDFKKMVKDKSVSENTIVFNNLVNNIEEYNESWEVPAADSWHSRFF
- a CDS encoding TonB-dependent siderophore receptor, which encodes MRVKIFLFSLIIFPMMTWAQNSGQIKGKITDFDEKPLDALKVILNQGQQTTYTNPQGIYIFDNLPKGKYEIQVENPVFVKTYTVTIETDQHLVYNLSQSSYLYELETVNVSANRRTIPSSTLRIGENLLLTPQNIQVIDRQVLSDQQILTTADGISRNISGVRTITHQEEGSVGLAVRGFAASNLRNGMDVSGSFGPLREDISFVERIEFVKGPAGFMMGNTQPGGFYNIVTKKPMGTQKKVFQMTLGSYNLYRASADIDEILSKDGKLTGRLNVMGTKKQSFQQYVEHEQYVFNPSLKYDLSENTNVTLEYILSQNSFVGGFAKYSYGIDGFKDVPKEFNFADPIVDPTKSAETNIFGTINHNFNEDWLLVGQFGYVKSEMEGESLYGMYNNIVLVDDLANNKKKGDVQRGISINDALNTSTVGQVFTRGKFTTGSVNHAVLGGLDMGEKFYVADWTVINQPVGPVFNIYNPVYGKLRKSDLPSYDRSRSLRERGANYLTNYSYTSLHIQDEARFLDDKLRIAGGLRYTNTVKTSGADNGKRVKNDAITPRFSVTGVLSPSWTAYALYDESFQEQTGMLVGGGSADPSYGKNTEIGTKKTWFNSKLMTGLTFYHLTKTNMLTSAGPENPGMSEQTGESLSKGIEFDLNGTIGNNWNVMFNYAFTDAKVTEDNDRSKVGMMLYGTAKHISNAWIKYTITKGSLEGLGFTLGYEYQAKRAAWPVTKEKYLPDNLFSLDSGISYKRSKYQISLLVNNVTNRYNYVGYYPGAWGYKHYGWRVVNPQGFRLNLVYNL
- the bshA gene encoding N-acetyl-alpha-D-glucosaminyl L-malate synthase BshA, yielding MKIAIVCYPTFGGSGVVATELGLELARRGHEIHFITYSQPVRLALLNPNVHYHEVNVPEYPLFHYQPYELALSSKLVDMVKLYKIEVLHVHYAIPHAYAGYMAKQMLKNEGINLPMITTLHGTDITLVGNHPFYKPAVTFSIDKSDYVTSVSQSLKDDTLKLFKIKNKIKVIPNFIELDKMVKDPQAPCHRYVMAKEDERIITHISNFRKVKRIPDIIKIFYNIQKEIPAKLMMVGDGPEKEKAEILCQELGILDKVIFFGNSNEIDKILCMTDLFLLPSETESFGLAALEAMSCGVPVISSNSGGLPEVNFDGVSGYLSNVGNVEEMAANALKILKDDATLNQFKANALEVAKKFDIKNILPVYEALYQKAINDYKN
- a CDS encoding MlaD family protein — its product is MKLTREIKTAILVIASILLFIWGYSFLKGKDLFTNYKTLYAEYDNVEDLSASAPVTLNGLVIGKVSKITINETTGKLLVELQLKTDFPISKTSKIFLYSPSLIGGKQIKIVPNFADKELAEDGQTLSSSVELGLTDSLGGKIEPIQQKLEKMLVNIDVLVSGLNNVLDKKGQEDIKKTLAELSQTMEQFHKAAGSMNSILDTNKGQINGVVTNFNKMSSNFVKISDSLNKADLGKTVKNLNQTLAKVDGLMSNLNSGKGTAGKLLNDDALYNNLAKTSKELELLLQDVRLYPTRYVNVSLFGKKNKPYVAPTEETNSTTKK
- a CDS encoding (Fe-S)-binding protein; protein product: MSESLVVPTMAEMLAEGKQPEVLFWVGCAGSFDDRAKKITKAFVRILNRTNVSFAVLGTEESCTGDPAKRAGNEFLFQMQAMMNIEVLNAYEAKKIVTACPHCFNTLKNEYPELGGQYDVIHHTEFLKGLIDDGRLTVEGGQFKGKRITFHDPCYLGRANKVYEAPRDLIQKLDVELVEMKRSKANGLCCGAGGAQMFKDAEPGDKEINVERTEDALEVKPDIIAAGCPFCNTMLTDGIKHQEKEASVKVMDIAELIANAQDL
- a CDS encoding (Fe-S)-binding protein encodes the protein MSYLDNILFAILLIVGFGFFARSVKKIIRNINLGVDVDRKDNSKARWKNMAMIALGQSKMVRRPVAGILHIFVYVGFIIINIELLEIIIDGLFGTHRIFAPYLGVVYDVLIASFEILALLVLVAVIVFWIRRNIVRLKRFINPDLKGFPKSDANYILYFEMVLMTLFLLMNATDLHLQNVPGGFSHFHKAGSFPVSQFIAPIFNGMSNELVMLLCEAFWWLHIVGILIFMNYLYFSKHLHILLAFPNTYFANLNPEGQFDNLESVTKEVKLMMDPNADPFAAAPVDENAAPAKFGASDVQDLNWVQLLNAYTCTECGRCTSSCPANQTGKKLSPRKIMMDTRDRLQEVGNNIDANKGVFVPDNKTLLNDYITAEELWACTSCNACVEECPVNISPLSIIMDMRRYLVMEQSAAPMSLNAMMTNIENNGAPWQYSQQDRLNWKNEN
- a CDS encoding helix-turn-helix domain-containing protein — protein: MGVNKTVEVLEKEIVAFFKKESDVTKKDFLENALGRFKINNIYDSKEFIIKEYSCTYFRDYDLKFKTEASNFIQIAFFLNDKVLKDRINNQVNEYLPYHNYIYYTEEDADVDIYFKKDVEYRNLDIYVAEDYFHHLVNTSNEFVKKFILLINQKKSSSLFENGIPVNSQMMSALAEIKRYPKKGIAKDYYVKSRIMTLLQLIFEEEENRKSIIGDKKHHTVKEQEIEKIHDIKDFINKNLHEFYTIENLSALFEINDFKIKKGFKELFNMGVFEYSTKMRMKYAQNILKTTKLSIKEIAYKIGYGSPSSFSVAFKKECFVSPNVYREKRKLASTDIVSAPV